DNA sequence from the Parasphaerochaeta coccoides DSM 17374 genome:
CGGCATTGTGAACAAAACAAGCACGCCCGTGCAGATAATTTTTTAGATACTCTGAAGTGACCTCCACAATGCACAGTGCAGCGTGCGGGAGTTATCTCTCTCCCCGTATGCGTTCTGCCACATGCAAACGGAGGTCACTTTTCACGACAACGGTAATTCCGGGACATCGTTTCTACATCGTCACGCTATGAGTCCCACCTGCTTTCCCACTTTGGTGAAAGCCTCGACCACCCTGCCGATGTCATCCTGAGTATGCTGAGCGGAAAGCTGCACACGGATGCGCGCCTTGCCCTTCGGCACTACAGGATAGGTGAAGCCGATGACATACACACCCTCGTCAAGCAACCGTGATGCCATATCAACCGCAAGCACCTCATCATAGGTCATCACGGGGATAATGGCCGTGTTCCCCTTTACAAGCTCGAAGCCCGCCTTTTCCATGCGTGAACGAAACAGAGCCGCATTCTCCAGAGTCTTTTCCCTGTAGGGATTCCCAGCCTCCAACAGCTCAATGACCTTGATGGTCGCTCCACAGATAGCTGGTGCAAGGGTATTGGAGAAAAGATACGGGCGCGCCCTCTGCCGGTACAGATTGACCAATTCTCTGCGTCCGCTGATGCAGCCGCCGCTTGCGCCGCCGCACGCCTTGCCGAAGGTCGTAGTCACCATGTCCACACGATCCGCCACGCCCCAGTATTCCGGCGTTCCCCGTCCTGTCTGACCGATATACCCCGTGGCATGGGAATCATCGACCATGACTATGGCATCATACTTTTCCGCCAAGTCACAGATATCCTTCAGCAAGGCTATGTCGCCGTCCATGGAAAATACTCCGTCAGTGACAATCAGGCGTCGCCGGGAAGACGCGGAATTTTTCAGCGCATCTTCAAGGGA
Encoded proteins:
- a CDS encoding glycine C-acetyltransferase yields the protein MMLGKTQDELKSFLDSLESQGLKKQERILTTPQRGRIGVEGRGEVLNFCANNYLGLSDSPEVIEAAKAALDRWGYGLSSVRFICGTQSIHKELEDKISAFLGTEDTILFSSCFDANGAAFEPLMEAGDTIISDELNHASIIDGIRLSKADRLRYKHSDMTSLEDALKNSASSRRRLIVTDGVFSMDGDIALLKDICDLAEKYDAIVMVDDSHATGYIGQTGRGTPEYWGVADRVDMVTTTFGKACGGASGGCISGRRELVNLYRQRARPYLFSNTLAPAICGATIKVIELLEAGNPYREKTLENAALFRSRMEKAGFELVKGNTAIIPVMTYDEVLAVDMASRLLDEGVYVIGFTYPVVPKGKARIRVQLSAQHTQDDIGRVVEAFTKVGKQVGLIA